A genome region from Populus alba chromosome 3, ASM523922v2, whole genome shotgun sequence includes the following:
- the LOC118028506 gene encoding E3 ubiquitin-protein ligase At4g11680 isoform X2, which produces MSSTTTPISTTTTTPTRTGSSDDIIDTTPFLSPGQQNEPNPNPSRRSIRRQSLRDAARFLRRASSRRMMREPSMLVRETAAEQLEERQSDWAYSKPVVILDIIWNFAFVAVAAGVLVLSRKENPGVPLRLWILGYGLQCVLHMVCVCVEYRRRRRRRVGFGGGGGDGGIGSDGNSSSGSRGDYGEYVSLAQLEDDGTSSVAKHLESANTMFSFIWWIIGFYWVSTGGQALADGSHRLYWLCIVFLGFDVFFVVFCVALACVIGIAVCCCLPCIIAILYAVTDQEGASKEDIDQLAKFKFRRDGDIEKLTGDEQGCFGGIMTECGTDSPMEHVLSGEDAECCICLSAYEDGAELRQLPCSHHFHCTCVDKWLYINATCPLCKYNILKSTSQDREEV; this is translated from the exons ATGTCCTCCACAACCACACCAatttccaccaccaccacaacccCGACACGAACCGGATCATCCGATGACATAATCGACACGACGCCGTTTCTTTCCCCTGGTCAACAAAATGAACCCAATCCCAATCCAAGCCGCCGATCCATCCGCCGCCAATCCCTCCGTGACGCTGCCAGGTTTCTACGCCGTGCAAGTAGCCGCCGTATGATGAGAGAGCCATCGATGTTGGTTCGTGAGACGGCGGCGGAGCAGCTGGAGGAGAGGCAGAGTGATTGGGCGTATTCGAAGCCTGTGGTGATTTTGGATATCATTTGGAACTTTGCGTTCGTGGCCGTGGCGGCGGGGGTTTTGGTTTTGAGTAGGAAGGAGAATCCGGGTGTGCCTTTGAGGTTGTGGATTTTAGGATACGGGCTGCAATGCGTGCTGcatatggtttgtgtttgtGTGGAGTacaggaggaggagaaggaggagagTTGGgtttggaggaggaggaggagatggtGGGATTGGGAGTGATGGGAATTCGAGTTCCGGTTCGAGAGGTGATTATGGAGAGTATGTCAGTTTGGCTCAGTTAGAAGATGATGGAACTAG CAGTGTTGCGAAGCATCTGGAATCTGCAAacacaatgttttcttttatctgGTGGATCATTGGGTTCTACTGGGTGTCTACTGGTGGCCAAGCTTTGGCAGACGGCTCTCACCGGCTATACTG GTTATGTATAGTTTTTCTCGGTTTTGATGTGTTCTTCGTTGTTTTTTGTGTTGCCCTGGCATGTGTCATCGGCATTGCTGTGTGCTGCTGTCTTCCATGTATTATTGCAATCTTATATGCTGTTACTGACCAG GAAGGAGCATCCAAAGAAGACATTGACCAACTCGCAAAATTCAAATTTCGAAGGGATGGTGATATTGAAAAGCTCACTGGTGATGAACAAGGATGTTTTGGAGGAATAATGACTGAATGCGGCACAGATTCTCCAATGGAACATGTTCTTTCAGGAGAGGATGCG GAGTGTTGCATCTGCCTCTCTGCTTATGAAGATGGGGCTGAGCTAAGGCAACTTCCATGCAGTCACCATTTTCATTGTACCTGTGTAGATAAGTGGCTATATATTAACGCTACCTGTCCTCTCTGCAAGTACAATATCTTGAAGAGCACGAGCCAAGACAGGGAGGAAGTGTAG
- the LOC118028505 gene encoding pectinesterase 3, with protein MESFNFFKGYGKVNPLEDQSPHQQESTASKRRILIISVSSILFLTLILGLALAALIHESNTEPDEFPYLSSSNSAESIKTVCDMTLYPSSCFTSISSLNISTKPDPEVIFKLSLKVSITDLKCLSSLFTSSHDVNSQAAMRDCGSLFDDSLGKLNDSLLAMEVGPGEKMLTLEKVNDIHTWISAAMTDQDTCIDGLEEMESVLPDEIKAKVERSKDFLSISLAIIAKMEDLLKKFDLEMH; from the coding sequence ATGGAATCCTTCAACTTTTTCAAAGGCTATGGCAAAGTGAATCCGCTTGAAGATCAAAGCCCTCACCAACAGGAAAGTACTGCATCAAAACGCCGAATCCTCATCATCAGCGTTTCATCCATCCTCTTTTTAACTCTAATCCTCGGTCTAGCCCTTGCAGCATTGATCCATGAGTCAAATACCGAACCAGACGAATTCCCGTATCTCTCTTCATCAAACTCAGCTGAATCAATCAAAACAGTCTGCGACATGACTCTGTATCCATCGTCCTGCTTCACCAGCATATCCTCTCTTAACATTTCAACAAAACCTGACCCAGAAGTCATCTTCAAGCTCTCTCTCAAAGTCTCCATTACAGATCTCAAGTGCCTCTCTTCTTTATTCACTAGTTCACATGATGTTAACTCTCAGGCTGCTATGAGAGATTGCGGGAGCCTGTTTGATGATTCCTTGGGTAAGCTCAACGATTCTTTGTTGGCAATGGAGGTTGGACCTGGAGAGAAGATGTTGACTTTGGAAAAAGTGAACGACATCCATACATGGATCAGTGCTGCCATGACAGATCAAGATACTTGCATAGACGGTTTGGAGGAGATGGAATCGGTGTTACCTGATGAGATCAAGGCCAAGGTGGAGAGGTCTAAGGATTTCTTGAGCATTAGCTTGGCCATCATTGCTAAGATGGAAGATcttcttaaaaaatttgatcTCGAAAtgcattga
- the LOC118028506 gene encoding E3 ubiquitin-protein ligase At1g63170 isoform X3, producing the protein MSSTTTPISTTTTTPTRTGSSDDIIDTTPFLSPGQQNEPNPNPSRRSIRRQSLRDAARFLRRASSRRMMREPSMLVRETAAEQLEERQSDWAYSKPVVILDIIWNFAFVAVAAGVLVLSRKENPGVPLRLWILGYGLQCVLHMVCVCVEYRRRRRRRVGFGGGGGDGGIGSDGNSSSGSRGDYGEYVSLAQLEDDGTSVAKHLESANTMFSFIWWIIGFYWVSTGGQALADGSHRLYWLCIVFLGFDVFFVVFCVALACVIGIAVCCCLPCIIAILYAVTDQQEGASKEDIDQLAKFKFRRDGDIEKLTGDEQGCFGGIMTECGTDSPMEHVLSGEDAECCICLSAYEDGAELRQLPCSHHFHCTCVDKWLYINATCPLCKYNILKSTSQDREEV; encoded by the exons ATGTCCTCCACAACCACACCAatttccaccaccaccacaacccCGACACGAACCGGATCATCCGATGACATAATCGACACGACGCCGTTTCTTTCCCCTGGTCAACAAAATGAACCCAATCCCAATCCAAGCCGCCGATCCATCCGCCGCCAATCCCTCCGTGACGCTGCCAGGTTTCTACGCCGTGCAAGTAGCCGCCGTATGATGAGAGAGCCATCGATGTTGGTTCGTGAGACGGCGGCGGAGCAGCTGGAGGAGAGGCAGAGTGATTGGGCGTATTCGAAGCCTGTGGTGATTTTGGATATCATTTGGAACTTTGCGTTCGTGGCCGTGGCGGCGGGGGTTTTGGTTTTGAGTAGGAAGGAGAATCCGGGTGTGCCTTTGAGGTTGTGGATTTTAGGATACGGGCTGCAATGCGTGCTGcatatggtttgtgtttgtGTGGAGTacaggaggaggagaaggaggagagTTGGgtttggaggaggaggaggagatggtGGGATTGGGAGTGATGGGAATTCGAGTTCCGGTTCGAGAGGTGATTATGGAGAGTATGTCAGTTTGGCTCAGTTAGAAGATGATGGAACTAG TGTTGCGAAGCATCTGGAATCTGCAAacacaatgttttcttttatctgGTGGATCATTGGGTTCTACTGGGTGTCTACTGGTGGCCAAGCTTTGGCAGACGGCTCTCACCGGCTATACTG GTTATGTATAGTTTTTCTCGGTTTTGATGTGTTCTTCGTTGTTTTTTGTGTTGCCCTGGCATGTGTCATCGGCATTGCTGTGTGCTGCTGTCTTCCATGTATTATTGCAATCTTATATGCTGTTACTGACCAG CAGGAAGGAGCATCCAAAGAAGACATTGACCAACTCGCAAAATTCAAATTTCGAAGGGATGGTGATATTGAAAAGCTCACTGGTGATGAACAAGGATGTTTTGGAGGAATAATGACTGAATGCGGCACAGATTCTCCAATGGAACATGTTCTTTCAGGAGAGGATGCG GAGTGTTGCATCTGCCTCTCTGCTTATGAAGATGGGGCTGAGCTAAGGCAACTTCCATGCAGTCACCATTTTCATTGTACCTGTGTAGATAAGTGGCTATATATTAACGCTACCTGTCCTCTCTGCAAGTACAATATCTTGAAGAGCACGAGCCAAGACAGGGAGGAAGTGTAG
- the LOC118028504 gene encoding DEAD-box ATP-dependent RNA helicase 47, mitochondrial, whose protein sequence is MPSLVSPRLLFLVGETIHLKKLSRGSSSALCQRSVRFFSRVDRDKNAPLTLANLGFNTEFETTTKNKRNKLENVKVNYPIEAPKSREKVATSNKSRAVRVKKTLEIESAPFAAKSFSELGLPPPLIERLEREGFNVPTDVQSAAIPTILKNHDAVIQSYTGSGKTLAYVLPILSEVGPLKNNYSSADKETGKKTEIEAVIVAPSRELAMQIVREVEKLLGPENKRVVQQLVGGANRSRQEEALKKNKPLIVVGTPGRIAEISAAGKLHTHGCRFLVLDEVDELLSFNFHQDIHRILEHVGRRSGADPQGQKNSLVRWVDRRTIMVSATVPFSVVRAARSWACDPLLVQAKSVIPLESLAPGTVNLSRPSSSSNSDSNLQHQATVQSLPPALKHYYCVTRLQHKVDTLRRCVHALNAQSVIAFMNHTRQLKDAVFKLEARGMKASELHGDLGKLGRSTILKKFKSGEVRVLVTNELAARGLDVPECDLVVNLDLPTDSIHYAHRAGRTGRLGRKGTVVTICEEREVFVVKKLQKQLGVPIPACDFTEGKLVVTDKEEKHAEALR, encoded by the coding sequence ATGCCATCATTAGTATCACCGCGGTTGCTCTTTCTTGTTGGAGAGACAATACACTTGAAGAAACTATCACGTGGTTCTAGCTCAGCTTTGTGTCAACGCAGTGTGCGGTTTTTTAGTCGTGTTGACCGGGACAAAAATGCACCTCTAACTCTTGCAAATCTTGGGTTTAATACGGAGTTTGAGACAActaccaaaaataaaagaaataaactgGAGAATGTGAAAGTGAATTACCCGATTGAAGCACCGAAAAGTAGAGAGAAGGTGGCTACAAGCAACAAGAGTAGAGCTGTTAGAgtgaaaaaaacacttgaaatagAGTCCGCCCCATTTGCTGCAAAGTCATTTTCTGAGCTTGGCCTTCCACCTCCGTTGATAGAAAGATTAGAGAGGGAAGGGTTTAATGTTCCAACTGATGTTCAGTCTGCAGCAATCCCGACTATTCTCAAGAATCATGATGCTGTCATTCAGTCGTATACTGGGTCTGGAAAAACGCTTGCATATGTACTTCCCATACTGTCTGAAGTTGGGCCGCTGAAGAATAATTATTCTAGTGCTGATAAAGAAACTGGGAAGAAAACAGAGATAGAAGCAGTTATTGTGGCTCCGTCTAGAGAGCTAGCTATGCAAATAGTGAGAGAGGTTGAGAAACTGTTAGGACCTGAAAACAAGAGAGTGGTTCAACAACTTGTAGGAGGTGCAAACCGGTCAAGACAGGAAGAagctttaaagaaaaacaagccATTAATTGTTGTGGGTACCCCTGGCAGGATTGCTGAAATTAGTGCAGCTGGTAAACTTCATACCCATGGCTGTCGTTTTTTGGTCTTGGATGAAGTTGACGAGCTTCTTTCATTTAACTTCCATCAGGACATCCACCGAATATTAGAACATGTAGGGAGGAGATCAGGGGCAGACCCTCAAGGACAAAAAAATTCGCTTGTGAGATGGGTTGATCGTCGAACTATCATGGTATCTGCAACAGTGCCATTTTCTGTCGTAAGGGCTGCTAGGAGCTGGGCATGTGACCCACTTCTTGTCCAAGCAAAAAGTGTCATTCCACTGGAATCTCTCGCTCCTGGAACTGTTAACCTGTCCAGGCCTTCTTCTAGTTCAAACTCAGACTCGAATTTGCAGCATCAGGCAACGGTGCAGAGCCTTCCTCCAGCATTGAAACACTATTATTGCGTCACAAGGTTGCAGCATAAGGTTGATACTTTGAGAAGATGTGTTCATGCACTAAATGCACAGTCTGTGATAGCCTTTATGAACCATACAAGGCAACTAAAAGATGCTGTCTTCAAACTAGAGGCTCGTGGGATGAAAGCTTCAGAGCTCCATGGGGATCTTGGCAAGCTTGGTAGGTCAACAATtctaaagaaatttaaaagtgGAGAGGTGAGAGTTCTTGTAACGAATGAACTTGCAGCAAGAGGCTTGGATGTTCCGGAATGTGATCTTGTTGTCAACCTTGACTTGCCTACAGACTCGATTCATTATGCACATCGAGCTGGAAGGACTGGCCGGCTTGGGAGGAAGGGCACTGTGGTGACAATTTGCGAGGAGCGAGAAGTGTTTGTTGTGAAGAAACTGCAGAAGCAGCTTGGGGTCCCTATTCCTGCTTGCGATTTTACAGAGGGCAAGCTTGTTGTTACTGACAAAGAGGAGAAACATGCGGAGGCTTTAAGGTGA
- the LOC118028506 gene encoding E3 ubiquitin-protein ligase At1g63170 isoform X4: MSSTTTPISTTTTTPTRTGSSDDIIDTTPFLSPGQQNEPNPNPSRRSIRRQSLRDAARFLRRASSRRMMREPSMLVRETAAEQLEERQSDWAYSKPVVILDIIWNFAFVAVAAGVLVLSRKENPGVPLRLWILGYGLQCVLHMVCVCVEYRRRRRRRVGFGGGGGDGGIGSDGNSSSGSRGDYGEYVSLAQLEDDGTSVAKHLESANTMFSFIWWIIGFYWVSTGGQALADGSHRLYWLCIVFLGFDVFFVVFCVALACVIGIAVCCCLPCIIAILYAVTDQEGASKEDIDQLAKFKFRRDGDIEKLTGDEQGCFGGIMTECGTDSPMEHVLSGEDAECCICLSAYEDGAELRQLPCSHHFHCTCVDKWLYINATCPLCKYNILKSTSQDREEV; this comes from the exons ATGTCCTCCACAACCACACCAatttccaccaccaccacaacccCGACACGAACCGGATCATCCGATGACATAATCGACACGACGCCGTTTCTTTCCCCTGGTCAACAAAATGAACCCAATCCCAATCCAAGCCGCCGATCCATCCGCCGCCAATCCCTCCGTGACGCTGCCAGGTTTCTACGCCGTGCAAGTAGCCGCCGTATGATGAGAGAGCCATCGATGTTGGTTCGTGAGACGGCGGCGGAGCAGCTGGAGGAGAGGCAGAGTGATTGGGCGTATTCGAAGCCTGTGGTGATTTTGGATATCATTTGGAACTTTGCGTTCGTGGCCGTGGCGGCGGGGGTTTTGGTTTTGAGTAGGAAGGAGAATCCGGGTGTGCCTTTGAGGTTGTGGATTTTAGGATACGGGCTGCAATGCGTGCTGcatatggtttgtgtttgtGTGGAGTacaggaggaggagaaggaggagagTTGGgtttggaggaggaggaggagatggtGGGATTGGGAGTGATGGGAATTCGAGTTCCGGTTCGAGAGGTGATTATGGAGAGTATGTCAGTTTGGCTCAGTTAGAAGATGATGGAACTAG TGTTGCGAAGCATCTGGAATCTGCAAacacaatgttttcttttatctgGTGGATCATTGGGTTCTACTGGGTGTCTACTGGTGGCCAAGCTTTGGCAGACGGCTCTCACCGGCTATACTG GTTATGTATAGTTTTTCTCGGTTTTGATGTGTTCTTCGTTGTTTTTTGTGTTGCCCTGGCATGTGTCATCGGCATTGCTGTGTGCTGCTGTCTTCCATGTATTATTGCAATCTTATATGCTGTTACTGACCAG GAAGGAGCATCCAAAGAAGACATTGACCAACTCGCAAAATTCAAATTTCGAAGGGATGGTGATATTGAAAAGCTCACTGGTGATGAACAAGGATGTTTTGGAGGAATAATGACTGAATGCGGCACAGATTCTCCAATGGAACATGTTCTTTCAGGAGAGGATGCG GAGTGTTGCATCTGCCTCTCTGCTTATGAAGATGGGGCTGAGCTAAGGCAACTTCCATGCAGTCACCATTTTCATTGTACCTGTGTAGATAAGTGGCTATATATTAACGCTACCTGTCCTCTCTGCAAGTACAATATCTTGAAGAGCACGAGCCAAGACAGGGAGGAAGTGTAG
- the LOC118028506 gene encoding E3 ubiquitin-protein ligase At4g11680 isoform X1, with protein MSSTTTPISTTTTTPTRTGSSDDIIDTTPFLSPGQQNEPNPNPSRRSIRRQSLRDAARFLRRASSRRMMREPSMLVRETAAEQLEERQSDWAYSKPVVILDIIWNFAFVAVAAGVLVLSRKENPGVPLRLWILGYGLQCVLHMVCVCVEYRRRRRRRVGFGGGGGDGGIGSDGNSSSGSRGDYGEYVSLAQLEDDGTSSVAKHLESANTMFSFIWWIIGFYWVSTGGQALADGSHRLYWLCIVFLGFDVFFVVFCVALACVIGIAVCCCLPCIIAILYAVTDQQEGASKEDIDQLAKFKFRRDGDIEKLTGDEQGCFGGIMTECGTDSPMEHVLSGEDAECCICLSAYEDGAELRQLPCSHHFHCTCVDKWLYINATCPLCKYNILKSTSQDREEV; from the exons ATGTCCTCCACAACCACACCAatttccaccaccaccacaacccCGACACGAACCGGATCATCCGATGACATAATCGACACGACGCCGTTTCTTTCCCCTGGTCAACAAAATGAACCCAATCCCAATCCAAGCCGCCGATCCATCCGCCGCCAATCCCTCCGTGACGCTGCCAGGTTTCTACGCCGTGCAAGTAGCCGCCGTATGATGAGAGAGCCATCGATGTTGGTTCGTGAGACGGCGGCGGAGCAGCTGGAGGAGAGGCAGAGTGATTGGGCGTATTCGAAGCCTGTGGTGATTTTGGATATCATTTGGAACTTTGCGTTCGTGGCCGTGGCGGCGGGGGTTTTGGTTTTGAGTAGGAAGGAGAATCCGGGTGTGCCTTTGAGGTTGTGGATTTTAGGATACGGGCTGCAATGCGTGCTGcatatggtttgtgtttgtGTGGAGTacaggaggaggagaaggaggagagTTGGgtttggaggaggaggaggagatggtGGGATTGGGAGTGATGGGAATTCGAGTTCCGGTTCGAGAGGTGATTATGGAGAGTATGTCAGTTTGGCTCAGTTAGAAGATGATGGAACTAG CAGTGTTGCGAAGCATCTGGAATCTGCAAacacaatgttttcttttatctgGTGGATCATTGGGTTCTACTGGGTGTCTACTGGTGGCCAAGCTTTGGCAGACGGCTCTCACCGGCTATACTG GTTATGTATAGTTTTTCTCGGTTTTGATGTGTTCTTCGTTGTTTTTTGTGTTGCCCTGGCATGTGTCATCGGCATTGCTGTGTGCTGCTGTCTTCCATGTATTATTGCAATCTTATATGCTGTTACTGACCAG CAGGAAGGAGCATCCAAAGAAGACATTGACCAACTCGCAAAATTCAAATTTCGAAGGGATGGTGATATTGAAAAGCTCACTGGTGATGAACAAGGATGTTTTGGAGGAATAATGACTGAATGCGGCACAGATTCTCCAATGGAACATGTTCTTTCAGGAGAGGATGCG GAGTGTTGCATCTGCCTCTCTGCTTATGAAGATGGGGCTGAGCTAAGGCAACTTCCATGCAGTCACCATTTTCATTGTACCTGTGTAGATAAGTGGCTATATATTAACGCTACCTGTCCTCTCTGCAAGTACAATATCTTGAAGAGCACGAGCCAAGACAGGGAGGAAGTGTAG
- the LOC118028503 gene encoding bifunctional UDP-glucose 4-epimerase and UDP-xylose 4-epimerase 1, whose protein sequence is MAGQTILVTGGAGFIGTHTVVQLLKEGFKVSIIDNLDNSVTEAVDRVKEVVGPQLSKNLEFNLGDLRNKDDLEKLFSRTKFDAVIHFAGLKAVGESVANPRRYFDNNLVGTINLYEVMAKYNCKKMVFSSSATVYGQPEKIPCVEDFNLMAMNPYGRTKLFLEEIARDIQKAEPEWSIILLRYFNPVGAHESGKLGEDPKGIPNNLMPYIQQVAVGRLPELNVYGHDYPTKDGSAVRDYIHVMDLADGHVAALQKIFTTKDIGCIAYNLGTGCGTSVLEMVTAFEKASGKKIPIKLCPRRPGDATAVYASTEKAERELGWKAKYGVEEMCRDQWKWASNNPWGYQSKPEK, encoded by the exons ATGGCTGGACAAACAATTCTTGTGACTGGTGGGGCTGGGTTTATTGGCACTCACACAGTAGTACAGCTCCTAAAGGAAGGTTTTAAGGTTTCAATCATTGACAATCTTGATAACTCAGTCACTGAAGCCGTTGATCGTGTTAAGGAAGTGGTGGGTCCTCAGCTTTCTAAGAATCTTGAATTCAATCTG GGTGATCTTAGAAACAAGGATGATTTGGAGAAGTTGTTTTCAAGAACTAA GTTCGATGCTGTGATCCATTTTGCTGGTCTCAAGGCAGTTGGGGAGAGTGTTGCTAATCCACGTAGATATTTTGACAATAATCTGGTTGGCACCATCAATCTCTATGAAGTTATGGCAAAATACAATTGCAAGAAG ATGGTTTTCTCATCATCAGCAACTGTTTATGGCCAACCTGAAAAAATTCCTTGTGTTGAGGACTTCAACCTAATGGCAATGAATCCTTATGGACGTACCAAG CTTTTCCTTGAAGAAATAGCTCGAGATATTCAAAAGGCAGAACCAGAATGGAGTATCATTTTACTTAGGTACTTCAACCCCGTGGGAGCTCATGAGAGTGGTAAACTTGGTGAAGATCCCAAGGGTATCCCAAACAATCTCATGCCCTACATACAACAAGTAGCTGTTGGTAGACTTCCTGAGCTTAATGTATATGGTCATGACTATCCCACAAAGGATGGTAGTGCG GTCAGGGACTATATCCATGTTATGGACTTGGCAGATGGTCATGTTGCTGCTCTTCAGAAAATTTTCACAACAAAGGATATTg GTTGTATCGCGTACAACCTGGGGACTGGATGTGGAACATCTGTGCTTGAAATGGTCACTGCATTTGAAAAAGCTTCTGGCAAG aAAATCCCCATCAAGTTATGTCCACGAAGGCCTGGAGATGCCACAGCGGTATATGCTTCTACAGAGAAAGCAGAGAGAGAACTTGGCTGGAA GGCAAAATACGGTGTCGAGGAGATGTGCAGGGACCAATGGAAATGGGCAAGCAATAATCCATGGGGTTACCAGTCAAAGCCTGAAAAATAA